The genomic window agctactgACAAATTTTCAGGTTGCTGTTATTAAACTttcttttggtacgcgggatccaggcctactaAGAAAGTAGTTTCAGGACTTTATTTTCCTACTTGTTACAGATTGTAAGTTATTTCACATGACAACTAATTGTCACCACAACGGGACTTCCAGTGCCATTGATGTTTGGAGATTTGATGTTAAAGCTAATGATTGTATAGAAGACCTTTTTTATACTAGTTGCGAAGCCACcaagaataattttaaaagttttgagaaGTGTGTTAGTGTAACATATACACACTGTATAATACTGAGGTCCCATGATGCTTCAGCgtagataaaataaattatattggTATAATGTATTCTGCTTTATACTTTTTATAAAGGATTATATCTCCTGtctattaaagaattaaacaaaacattttgttttgttatttaaaCATAAACCTTGTTATTTTACCTGCAACATTTAAAATTACAAATTCATATAGAGGGTGATTCGAAAATACCGATGATTGAATGCTATGGAACAAATTGTGTAAAATATTGACACGGATAACACATGGTaattaataaagacagaaatagataaaagTCAAGAAAAATTCTGAaaccacatatcaaaagaaagaatggatgacggaggaataTACTATATTATGAATACCATGGTgcttaatatattataatgatgatgtagtgttaatacgTGGAAATCACCCCAGGACAATGGCCAAAGAATAATTCGAAACCAGATTGATTTTTTACCGATAAACGAACGATATAGCAACCCTTTAAAATCCGTTAAGGCTTACCCAGGCGCAGATGTCTATTCATtccataaccctctaatagcgcaaatgagtattaaattaaaaagattggaacagaaaagaagagcaaACCAGACAGACGTTAGTCATTTATGTAACCTGGAGATAAAGGAGGAGCTGAAaagatgtattaataataatttgaaaatacttcatgaaaaagaaacatctcaACCAACGGACAACATagataaaaaatggcaaaacgtaAAAATGGCGATAACAAAACCTGCGAAGAAAATTCTGactaaagaaaaaccaaaaataaagcaaatatggATGGCTAATAAAATCCTTCTTCTCATGGACAGTCGGAAAATAATGAAAGGAAAAAACGAACAAAGGTATAGACAAAtacagaaagaaatcaaaaaacaaattagaatagcaaaggaagatttttataaaaaaaatgtgaagaaatagagcaattgcaggcaaaacatgatatttttaatgtacataaaaaagtgaaagaacttgtaggtacacaaaaacgtaagcagccaaataccctgtataatgtcaaCGGAAACATAATAACATAACTAGAAGAACAGTTGAAGGCATGCAAAAACTATATTGAAGAACTCTTTGCACATGATAGAAAACAATCTGAACTAAGTAACATACAAGGAGACGAAGGTCCAGAAATAACGGAAGAGGAAGTAATGTACGCACAAAAAAGAATTAAAAACGGTAAAGCCCCAGGTCCAGATGAAATACTAACGGAAATCCCTAAACTGATAGAAGAAGGCTCAATCCACATTTTAGTTGAACTTTTCAATATCATTTATACAGCCGGAAAAATACCACAAAAATAGCTTTTATCCACctttgttattataccaaaaatgttgaatgccaaacaatgtagtgattaccgtacaatcagtttgatgaggcatgtactgaaaatattcccgAAAATTTTACGCACTAGAGtacacagaaaactggaaatggatatcaatgatacccagtttggaGTCCGAAATGGGCTCGGAACAAGAGAGGCGTTGTTTGCACTGAACGTTATGTCTCAAAgatgtcttgacataaatcaagatgtatttatgtgttttatagattataacaaggcctttgataaagttcggcatgatcatctaatcagactcctggcagaaaagaatttagatagACGAGatatccgactaatagcaaatatgtactacaatcagaaagcagtagtgagagtagagaataataccactgaagaaattgaaataaagcgaggtgtgagacaagggtgcAGACTGTCACCCACTCTGTTTAATCTCTATttcgaagacgtaatgaatagaacactctctaagcaatccataggtattaaaataaatggtgttaaattaaacaatctgagatttgccgacgacacccttctgatcgcagaaacacttgaagagctacagacattggtgaataagatagaagactgcagcgaagaatatggactatctttgaacataaagtaaactaaatttatggtaatatcgaaatcaacacgaaatgtccaaaatttatatttacacaatgaatttatcgatcgagttagcaaatacaaatatttaggcacttttataAATGAAAACAACAATatctcagcagaaatcaaaataagaatagaaaaagccagatccatattcactaaaaggaagagagtgttctgtggaagagatttgagccttgaaatgaaacttcgcctgatgagttGTTACTTACTTTCTGTGATGTTCTATGGAATGGAGTCATGGatgctgaaaaagattgataccaaaaaattagaggcatttaaactgtggatgtatcgcagaatcttgagaatatcttggacggagagagtcacagaGGTCGaagtcttgagaagaatgaataaagaaaaggaagtcatatttacgatcaaaaaacgaaaactgcagtacttgggacacattacaagaggcgaaagatatgaactgcttcgaataattatgcaggggaagagagcaggaaaaaggtccataggaagaagacgaaactcctggctaaagaatctacggaaTTGGTATaactgtagcaacaacgaattgtttcgctcagcagtttcgaaaatacgtatagccctgatgatcgtcaaccttcggaacgaagacgACACTTGAAGAAGAAGTGTTAATatgaaatagtgaaagagacttagaacaaaaactggaagagTGAAGACAATCCCTGGAGGGAAAAGATTCATTTCAaagaatgttcatttaaagatgtagttactacaaataaaatggtatctatGGATGGTGAAATGTTTGGGAAAAGCAAGAGTTTTAAGTACCTATGATCGGTATTACAGACTAATGGAGAAATAATAGATAAAgatacatgcagtagaattagggctggatggatggagtagaaggaagcgagtggtgtgctgcgTGAttaaaaaattccaatgaagctgaagggaaaatctTATAAAACAGTCATAAAACCGGCTCTGatatacggaactgaatgttgggaaCAACgttgaaaaagaaagaggaacaacgaaggCATgtgcggaaatgagaatgcttagatggatgagtagaGTGACAAAGAGGATAAAATTAAAAGTGAGCATATTAGGTAaaatctaggtgtggcaccaattgatgccaaaatgagagagcataggttaagatggtttggtcatgttcagcgtcgagacgttaatcacccaatacgaaccATGCttaagtgcagattcctggaaagagtaggagaggaacaccaaagaagacctgggggagattagacaggacatgttggtaaaggggattcacccgcgagtagtcgcgcggtgagatagaatctcaatttttatcctttttcgcgataacttgatgaaaaattttgcaattttgaaaaaatttcgtaagtgcctcaaggaggggtgtagtaatgcgtaggaattttttttcttcttcttatttttgtggagtttatggctttggggagagccaattagctttaacccgcgagtagtcgcgccgttagatagaatctcacatttcatcctttttcgtaatatgtacagtaaaatttgtcagtatcggccactaaaaatgaaagaactattggccgatatacactctgggccaaaattaaccggccacctaaAAAATGGGCAGTTtctgatgtcttatatctcctaaacctgttgtctgatttatcTGAtttagaatctcacatttcatcctttttcgtaatatgtACAGTAAAATATGTCAGTATTGGCCactaaaaatgactttttaatatgttatagccttgatAATATCGTTATAACGATCATATCGTTATATCCTTGataatatcgttataataatattgttgccaaacaggtttttcattgtataccgggtgtacgaatcaaactgtgtttttttcttaaagtttgcatcaccctgtggaatactctagcatttgtagaatacttaaattaaaaccttactatagcctcatgctttctcaacattttgtttttagaTTGATTTGCTTATGTTGTATAATAATGAAAGttatataaaattaattatataaaagttacttaaaattagtcagtttacccatttcctgacttattttggacatatattttttcacccccaatgggggtaaaagtcacccccatggcaaaagcacacatcggcacaatatcactttttttctttgatgtgtaagctatacgtatgccaaatttcatgtcaatccaagtggtcctttaaaatttagagcaaaaaccgtgaaagaatggactatttataattataattgcGTAGCCACCAAGAATAATTTCAAAGCTTATGATGAGTATTATCGTACAACAAGGGGAGTCTGTTGGGGCATCCTTTGAAGTTTCgacttaaataaaataaatcttattggtaaaatgtattgttttttatactttttacgGTATATTTGGCTATTTGGCCTCTAAAATTCTTTTGATTCAATAAATGAACAAAATACTTTGTTTTCTTATttgaaaatcaaatttttttctacggccgtgctaaaagagccactttcacgcacgcatttcttTTCCTAAAAGTAAATTTTTCTGCACGGCaccgtgcggaaaagtaaaataccttgtaatatggcattatagtatattatattacatgaataaactaatatttagatattatttactcatttatttcaaatttatcttattgtgttcatgttttaatgaaattaacgcgattatttcattcataggagattctgaccaaaagaaagctacataaataaaaaataaactgataatttttgataatatcccgtcgtcaagtatattacgtcagatgcccttcgttgctatgaaaaaatacattcagtgacattagtgacaattaatgtttcaaaagttataaaagtgatgagtttcaaccgtcaaatatttatatcaactgtgtgtttaattgtactaatttgtacttacataaataaattacaatacaattttggttttgaacagttttattcatgaaataatcgcaacaaattgcactcgatctctaaaattattatcgaatttttgccctcgtgacactttgacatattTTTACTTTCCTTCGAgccgtgaaattaaaactgtcaaagtgtcactcgggaaaaattcgataattttagagctcttgtgcaattactactgacaattcgatgaaataaaattattttgacataatatttaaaagtcagatcagtagccaactacaatggttttgaatcgtcgtcatggaaaccaatatcatCGTCGTAGTAACCCattatattaaaagtttggttttgacaaccttgtcaaaaagttaatttgtgtattttcacttctaaataaaaattgatgtaactattttttgtggctttttacCAAACGTACGGCtctagaaaaatattgttcctaactcatgcggaaagtgtctttacCGCACTCAACTGCTTGCCCAAACtcctccgctatcgcgtcgttcgggtcaacggcagtctcgtgcgtgaaagtatcactttccgcaccaGTTAGGAATATAACTATTTATTTTACCTACGATATCTAAAAAGAATCGATTAATTAATATTAAGGaacaaattgttaaaaaattgaaaCAGGTAAAAATTGCTACTAATACACgcagaaagaaaaaaaaacaaattttgacACAACCAGATCCACAAATAAATAATGGATGAGAGaggaaattttagattttttcaaagaaagaagacaaaaaaaaatcataaaaaacataaaaggcATAAAATACAAAACTTATCTGGCGAAAAAAGAATGGCTAGGAGGACAGAATTTTAACacatataaaaaattaaagaattaacctaacacaatataaaaaaaaacgagaaTACTGAATgatatattaggtttgttctagcattagtttcaaacggtttgaaaccatcagcgaatagcggaccagcgcaagtagaggggatagcactggtgactgtattatgttctctcactgaccaactgttttctgacggtttctgactagtttgactgttttctagaacaaacctattataataCACCGGTATTTAGGCGTCACACCCTTCGGTTAGGGATCTAAGGGGGAGTACTACTGAGCCGCAaacccttatcccttgccgtactgttCCCACATAGGCCGATCATacgcccgcatattccagtaTAAGCATCAGAATATTATGAATTTTATACTAACACGTTAGCCTTTTTGCTTTGGTTGACTGGGCTGTCGATTGAACTCACATTCAGCATAGTGAAGGAATGTGGGGCCAACCGCTTGTCCCGCTGAGTCCGATCGACGGATTACTGAATGCTTCAAATCGAAAACATATGTGTTAaataatactaacgaaaaatgGACAAGAGATGGATAGCACACATCAATAAATTCTTCAAAGCCATTAGAATAGAACCTATGGAAGTAGACATAGAAAATTGTATGGGATGATATTAGAAGAGGAAATTCAAATTGCATTAAAAGAAAGCAAAAAAGGCAAATCGTTaagtccagaccaaatcccagttaGACAAGGACTTACAGACCGCGCGGAATATCCCTATGTATCGTTCACTAATTAACACGTCCAGGGATGTTCGgggtcggaagagggggtggttttagttggtaggcggctggttatgggggGCACGCGGGGCGCATGAACCATACTCTGGTCTGTGGGGCCCAGCGTGTTCTCCTCTCttgtccgagtccaacagtactagggacaccttccctagtctgctaagagAGTTCCGCCtcaatccaaaaaaaaaacaaaaaaaaaaaaaatttgacaatgcgaaaacggcgggttcgttggaaaaaatattcccatgagatttttttgcataattacgttcgtgagacatcccagaataaggttcaagaagtcgcccacgtgaaaagtgggccaaatttttttatcaattttttttaatcaaattgcaaaaatcaatttttttgtctcgacaatttttttgtaggttttttggaccattcaatttaaaattgaaaaagacgaaaaatggcgattttcaaggcttaataactcggttaaaagttattattatgaaagtcagaaagtgactaaatcaaagtttaattgccccctacaagatcccgaagaaatttttgtcattcttttattgctaagctgttatttttaagtaataatagtgagcgccatgcacgtggtaggcggccgtaaatgtgagtgcaagtaagatgcacaattggactgccggagtggcatctctctcgcactcagcaacTATTCATTTTTAGTCAGAATCAGAATCATGTTTAATCAGCATACGGTCCTGGCAAACAACTTCAGTAGTCCACAATAAACAATTTTACTACTTGTTTTAGCTTTTGTAGGTTATCTGATTAGGTATATTCCGATATGAATATAttcgataataataataaaaactgttAACATTAAAGTGACTTACTGTCTCTGTTGTGTTTATTGTGTGATATTACACCATTTAATAACTGCTTaatgaaatatttgttaatattaCACTGGTTTTGAATTAATTTTCAGACTTCGATTTTAAACACGTTTTAGCTGCTATCGTCTGGGTTGTACCAGTTATTTCTATGTTTTTTGTTGATAGCAGTATGAGTTCATTTCTTATTAGcgttataattttatttgatgaaTACAATTGCTGTAAAGCTTTTAGTGTACCTAATGAGTCAGATATTATAATGTAATGTAAAACTTTCagtatattttcttttatttcagTTCTATTTCCTCTTTCTCTTTTTATAtccaaaaatgtaataaaaaagtttcaaaattttTCATCTCTTCATCCAGACAGCTGATGAAAATAACTTACATTCTATAGTCGTTTTTTATTTCCATAAAGCTGTCAAATTAATAACTCACACATTCTTCGGTAAAACTCGTCTCGCTAATCCAATAAAAAATAGCATTCATCGGTTAATGGAGGCATATTCCAAAAAAGCGCTCACGCCATCAATGCTTTCTTGTAATATATATCGACAAAATAGTGTGACTAACTTCAGTGAATCAAGCGAGTAATCAGATAAGGCGCTCAGACAGGCTGCCAGTGACAAAAGAAATTACCCTAAAAACCATTAAACGCGGCCCTTACTCGAGTGCTCGATTTTAGGTGGATGGAAAGGTTCGTTTTCATTACTCTGCACTTTTTCATGTTAATGCACGTCTTAATAATGTAGAATGGAGGTTGCCTCATACAGTATTGTGTTACCTGTTTCGAAATAAAGGTAATTTTTAACCGGAATAATGAATCCAGGGCTTTCTTGTGTAGCACGCTTTCTTTCATTTATTttgatgaaaatttaaaaataaggtgtATCTTTGTATTACGTTCTTAAAATAGGTAGcgaataaaaatcatttttgttttttcagATGTTCGCTGTTACCGTAGGTATATAAAACATTACCTAATATTTATCagtgttttatatttttattgaaaaaattgtTTGTCAATATTTTCACAAACATTTTCATGTCATATCAGATCAAAAATATTTTGACATTAGGGATTCTTACTACGGACATAAAAGGTAACTCCTCCTGCAGTTTCGTTTGGTGTGATGGAGCAGCTCACAGAACTGTTGCCGGTTCCAAGCCTGGATAAAGTAGGAGGGGGTCTACAGCCAGGTTAGCACTATACTGATAGACGTTAAAACCATAGCCCATAGAAACAGGATTATGCCTCGGAACAGGAATGGTTTCATTACGACGACCAATGCAAGAAAAAGAACAACGAatttatggaaaaagaaaaatatacttCGCACCGGTACTTGGAATGTAAAGTCTCTAAACACAGGAGAGCAGGAAATCACAAAAGAGCTTGTAGAAAAGAATATACACATATGTGCACTACAAGAGACCAAGAAAAAAGGAAAGGGTCAAATTATGCTGGATGACTATCTGATGATTTACAGTGGTGTTGCAAAGGATAAAAGAGCCAAGGAAGGACTCGCACTGCTAGTTCACAGAAAATTTGTACACCACGTACAAGAGTGCTGATATATCTCCGAAAGAATAGTTAGTGTAAAAGTCAAACTGGATGTCAAACCTCTGAACGTGATAGCGCTCTATGCACCTGAGAACAACAGGGATGCCACCATAAGAGAAAACTTCTATGAACACCTTCAGACTGTAATAAACGAGATCCCAAATAATGGCTTTAATGTCCATGTTGGCAATGACACAGTTCCGGGAATAAAACAGCGATATAATGAGAATATCAGAAATGAAAACGGAGACCTGCTGACGGACTTGTGCAGCATAAATGAAATACGAATTAACAATAAATTTTTCCCTCACaaagaacaatacaaatacacTTTTGAAAACACTAGAGGACAAATATCTATGATAGACTATATTCTGTCGAATAGAGAGTTACATCCGTCTTTAATCTTGGATGTAAGAGCACTAACATCAGCAGAAATAGGAAGTGAGcataaattggtattgtgcaaaatcagaatgaaaacacatATATGTAATAACAAAACAGCAGGATACACCACCAAGATTAAAGTCGAAAGCTTACAGGACGACTCCACAAGATGCCTATTCCAAAAAAGACCAGCGGAAAAAAGCAGCAACATGTATATTacagaaagtgacggagtcgaagaaagctgggcaaaaattaagtctaacatcttagcctcagccaagaaagttcttggtgaaagaaacattaataaaaataaatcgcttccaagacgaagaactccatggttttgtacagaagtgaaggaaaaatgtaaagagaagaaaaaagcttaccaaaaatacatgtcaactaaaacacaagaggcataccATAATTTAAGactataagaaacgaaacacattcagtagtaaaaagaataaaaaatgatcaccGGTAACGtctttcgaaagaaatggaacatgattttaatGGTATCCAAAAGGAAATGTGGcgaatcaaaaatgaataaccattttcttTAGTTTTTTGGAAATATGGAggtttataagaggtcaaagaacggaggtaatggaactaatagaaccaaaacacatagaaaaggatacatggattgaccacctaaaaaagctctatgcagaggaagaacaaatgatgctaaaaccggaaacaccagaaattaccacaaattaagatgttaatataagtgcacaagaagtacgaaaaacactcgaaaagctgaagaacaagaAAGCTACAGGTAAgtatggaataccaaacgaattactgaaatattgtggagcagcaatgagagaacaattaacaacattaattaacaaaatcataaaacacaataaaataccgaaagagtggagaacgagcgaactaaccctactattcaaaaaaggagataaaaagcagccagaaaactacagaggtatcaactcgTTAAATACttccctaaaacttacaactaaaatcttaaaagacgtaatgaatcagaggataagtttagcagatgaacaccAGGGTTTCCGTACTGAAAGATCGTGTAGAGATGCAATATTCgccataaagcaaattactgagaaatcactagagtataatagaccagcatttctatgtctgattgacttaaagaaagcatttgacagagtaagactcaaagatgtaatccaccttctgtataatagagaagtccctctagatatcataaaaactattaagaacatctaccaaaacaacaaaatggaagtcagaatagatgggcaacttacagaacctatagatataggcagcggaaaaagacagggagactcattgagtcctatggttttcaatttaatcatggatgaaatcatcaaaaaagtcaacaaaggaagaggttatagaatgggaaacaaagaagtaaaaatactctgctactcagacgacgcaatattgatagtccaagatgaagatagtctgcaaagattagtccacaggtttaacataagagcaaaagaattcaatatgacaatttcgtctcagaaaaccaaaacaatagtaatcagtaaagaaccaatcagatgcaaaatataAACTGATGGTATCAGTATTAAACAAGTAGTTGAAGTAAAATAACCTgaaattacattgtcaagttacggaaacctagacaaagaagtgagaaatcaagtacaaaaagcaaatatatTGGCAGggtgccttaataacactatatggcgaaaccgacatattaacactgagatgtagtcaagaatttataaagccagtgtaagaccaataatgacatatgcatcagaaacaagacccgatacagccacaacacaaagactactggaaacggtagagatgagagtactgggaagaattacaggaaatacactgagagattgaaagaggagcgaagatattagaaggcaATATAACGTACAGTATATAAActaatggacactaaatagaaaaaagaatggaacaaccacataaacagaatgggggagacacgtgtggtcaaaatagcacgataTAAaccaccaatcggcagaagaaatatcggccgaccgcgcaaaagatggagtgacaaccaaccatagaggtatcaatccgccaatgaacaagcaaaattgcttataaagaggaagaagaagaagaagaagatataaaagaTCTGGTTTTGGACAAGTTAAATCATTTTCTTAGGTTGATATGAATCCAGGAATTCTTCTTCTTGGACCTACACTTTTATGCACCTTACTTTGAATTATGGTCCAAAGTACGTAGTAGATAACTTTGATTGATAGGAACACATAGCAATATAGAGTAGAGTGGGCCGATTTTTCGAAATAACTAAAATGGTAAAATGCATTTGAAAAAAAGTTGAagtgtataaaaacaaaatttttgatattaaatattaataaaaaaaaaattattttgaaccgcCACATAAATGtcaaaaatctaaatttttatattaaaaatagtaaattttgcattttgccacattgttaaataattaaaactaaaagttttttacaataaagttttgtatatttttaatatttcaactGCCACAAGGACATTATGTTAAAACTAAATTAGGCGATCATTACGTGAAGCGACGCCACTGACTTGGCTGTCCGATGTTTTCGGATCGATCGTAATGTTTTATCGATTTGAGACAAAGAGGTATTCTTTCATTTGGGAATGAATCAGTTTTCGACTAACAACCACGAAATACAGTCGTATTAGTCGTCGTATCTCTTGATCTTTTACGTCGTAATATAAGTTTGTTTATATGTTTATGTTTACCGATAAAATGGCGCGTAACACCAGAAGTGAGTTAAAGTGTCCTATATTTGGAGCGTCCAATAATATAAACGAAACAGTTTTACCAACATATGAAGATATGAACACTTACTTCAACTATGTTGAACATGAATTAAAACGGATTGCAACAAATCCACAACAAACCGCAACTGAGACAAGTCAAATTGTAGCAAAGAAAATTCAGGAAATTTGGAGTCGTGCTTCAATTCCAACCGTTCAGCAGTGCAGTATTATAAAGCGAATAACAAGTTATCGTCTAAAAATTAGAAATTTACTAAAACCTTATAAACAACGCAGTGGTGtttcaagttataaaaaacaGCTAAATGATTTCAGAACACAATCCACAGTACTATTTGATGTGGCTGCTTGTAGATGTCTAGATTTAAATAATTGTTCTTGCGATAAAGTATTTAAAGTGCCAGCAGCCGATCGATCATTTTTAGAAGACCAAAGAACTCAAAGACCAATGGTAATTGGTGCCATAGATATAACAATGTCCAAGAGTTACAGAACCGAGAGGAGAGAAATTTATTGCAAATTCAAAAACAATTAAATGAGAATGTTGTTCACTTACCGAAAAATCGATCTGGGCAGAAAAGAATAGCGACGGAAACACTTACACATGAATCGATCAGTTCTGCAGAAACTTCTACGGTGCAGCAAAAATCATTAGCTTCCTATAATGTGTTACAATTACCTGTGCTTGCAAGAACACTCGATCGTTTTGGTATTTCTGATCGAGCTGGTGCTGCAGTCGCTTCAGGAGTACTACAAGACGTCGGTATTATAAATATGGAAGATAATAGCGACATTATAGAGAACAAAATTCGTCGTGCTAGAACAAAAAAAGTGCCCTTCTTG from Diabrotica virgifera virgifera chromosome 5, PGI_DIABVI_V3a includes these protein-coding regions:
- the LOC126884977 gene encoding uncharacterized protein LOC126884977; this encodes MKIMFFLFSVVFVSAVLPLIKGNVVLKDDGFLPEDCKLFHMTTNCHHNGTSSAIDVWRFDVKANDCIEDLFYTSCEATKNNFKSFEKCVSVTYTHCIILRSHDASA